Proteins found in one uncultured Desulfuromonas sp. genomic segment:
- a CDS encoding KamA family radical SAM protein has translation MTPKTAALKNDLLTDWMALDWQKELGNNITSVDELKTYLPLSYDEEADVRTVTEAHPMNIPRYYLSLIDPNAPHDPIRKLAVPAAEELVVAGAMGETTKDPYGDDKHDKGNGILHKYSYTALVVATEYCSMYCRHCFRKRMVGLPNHQTVENFHNAAKYIAAHPEITNVVISGGDPLLLPTHVIRKMLAALEEIPHLNFVRIGSRAPVVYPIRFADDELMDVLRDFGRKKTLQMPTHFNHPAELTAEAAEAIRRVREAGVTVNNQAVFLSGVNDDVETLTALMNGLLRIGVNPYYLYQCMPVARVRHHFQVPLKRGVDIVDEARRRMDGYAKRFKFIIGHDMGKLEICGRSGDTLVLKQIHARQEAPRECSRLLFRRLNDTGGWLDDLEEIRL, from the coding sequence GCTAACCGATTGGATGGCTCTTGACTGGCAAAAAGAACTTGGCAACAACATCACGTCTGTCGATGAATTGAAGACCTATCTTCCTCTGAGTTACGACGAAGAGGCGGACGTGCGTACCGTGACAGAAGCCCATCCGATGAATATCCCGCGTTATTATCTCAGCCTGATAGATCCCAACGCTCCGCACGACCCGATTCGTAAACTGGCAGTTCCGGCTGCAGAAGAATTGGTTGTGGCTGGTGCTATGGGTGAAACAACCAAAGATCCTTACGGTGACGACAAACACGATAAAGGCAACGGTATTCTGCATAAGTATTCCTACACCGCGTTGGTGGTGGCCACAGAATACTGCTCCATGTACTGCCGACATTGTTTTCGCAAACGGATGGTCGGATTGCCCAACCACCAAACCGTGGAAAATTTTCATAATGCGGCAAAATACATTGCCGCGCATCCTGAAATCACCAATGTCGTCATTTCCGGTGGCGATCCGCTGTTACTGCCGACCCATGTTATTCGCAAAATGTTGGCCGCTCTGGAGGAGATCCCTCACCTCAATTTTGTCCGCATCGGGTCACGCGCCCCGGTGGTCTATCCGATTCGATTTGCCGATGACGAACTGATGGACGTGTTGCGGGATTTTGGTCGCAAGAAAACTCTGCAAATGCCGACCCATTTCAATCATCCCGCAGAATTAACCGCCGAAGCGGCTGAGGCGATCCGACGAGTTCGCGAAGCGGGGGTCACCGTGAATAATCAGGCGGTCTTCTTAAGCGGGGTTAACGATGATGTTGAAACGCTGACCGCATTGATGAACGGATTGTTGCGTATTGGAGTGAATCCGTACTATTTGTACCAGTGTATGCCCGTAGCGCGCGTGCGCCATCATTTTCAGGTACCGTTGAAGCGCGGTGTTGATATTGTCGATGAGGCGCGCAGGCGCATGGATGGCTACGCCAAACGGTTCAAATTCATCATCGGTCACGATATGGGTAAATTGGAAATTTGTGGTCGCAGTGGCGATACCCTGGTGCTGAAACAGATCCACGCTCGCCAGGAAGCACCTAGAGAATGCTCGCGGCTGCTGTTTCGTCGGCTCAATGATACCGGAGGCTGGTTGGATGATCTTGAGGAGATTCGTCTCTGA
- a CDS encoding cation:proton antiporter, whose amino-acid sequence MPDHLFLLDLLILLALALGSALIFIRLKLSPIIGYLISGIIAGPYGFYLIKNIHEVEVIAEFGVILLLFTIGLEFSISRLLRLKKLLLAGGLSQILLCGALFTGVGGLFGLSLTTSLPLAMALALSSTAIVLKLLSERGEIDTSHGRMSLGILLAQDLAVVFFLVALPLLAGQDLTFSIKEIGKVALLMIGLLIFSRFLLQPFLLAILKTRSQELFRLTILALILVTAWLTSAVGLSLELGAFLAGLALAESPYAHQALSDILPFRDTFLAIFFVSIGMLVNLDLVLDNWTIVLSATLVVFAIKFFAAALATALCRFPLRIVLLTGFLLFQAGEFSFVFMKAATSLQLIDDQVYQITLAVIALTMILTPLIAGQAERWAAALAGLLGKPRTEIHPEIQEQTGNLTGHVIIAGYGLSGRNIGRILRHFHIPHIYVELNGDSVHKGRQKGDFVIYGDATSGDVLHELGIHRAKALVLSINDPAALARAIPTARHHNPDLYILARTRYVAELEHLCALGANEVVPDEFEASLQLGANLMHRFQFSEGHILHVIAKLRKEHYTSMVDAEIPTEGLSVLKGGRLQYQAVPDDSPCLDRSLAEMDLRNQTGVTVVGIIRQNQTIYSPSGSFRLAKGDTLMLLGRDDEVAQVCELLHGHPL is encoded by the coding sequence ATGCCCGACCATCTATTTTTGTTGGACTTGTTGATTTTATTGGCTCTGGCCCTGGGCAGTGCACTGATCTTTATACGACTCAAGCTGTCTCCGATCATCGGCTATCTGATTTCAGGGATCATTGCCGGGCCTTACGGCTTTTACCTGATCAAGAACATTCACGAAGTTGAGGTGATTGCCGAATTCGGCGTCATCCTGTTGCTGTTCACCATTGGTCTCGAGTTCTCAATCTCACGGCTGTTGCGTCTCAAAAAGCTGCTGCTGGCGGGCGGCCTGTCACAAATTCTGTTGTGCGGGGCCCTGTTCACCGGTGTTGGCGGCCTGTTCGGCCTCTCTCTGACAACCAGCCTGCCCCTGGCCATGGCGTTAGCCCTTTCCTCCACGGCCATTGTCCTTAAACTGCTCAGTGAACGTGGAGAGATCGACACCAGCCATGGTCGCATGTCGTTGGGGATTCTGCTCGCGCAGGATTTGGCTGTGGTGTTTTTTCTCGTCGCCCTGCCGCTGCTGGCCGGACAGGACTTAACCTTTTCCATCAAGGAGATCGGCAAAGTTGCGTTGTTGATGATCGGCTTGTTGATCTTTTCGCGCTTTCTGCTTCAACCGTTCCTGCTGGCCATCCTCAAGACCCGTTCACAGGAACTGTTTCGCTTAACCATCCTCGCCTTGATTCTGGTTACGGCCTGGCTGACCAGTGCGGTGGGACTATCGCTGGAGCTTGGAGCGTTCCTTGCCGGCCTGGCGTTAGCCGAGTCCCCCTATGCCCATCAGGCGTTGTCGGATATCCTGCCGTTTCGTGACACGTTTCTGGCGATCTTCTTTGTCTCCATCGGCATGCTGGTCAATCTGGATCTGGTGCTCGACAATTGGACCATTGTGCTTTCGGCGACCCTGGTGGTGTTTGCCATTAAGTTTTTTGCCGCAGCGCTGGCGACGGCATTGTGCCGGTTTCCGTTGCGCATTGTCTTACTGACCGGCTTTCTGTTGTTTCAGGCCGGTGAATTCTCTTTTGTGTTCATGAAAGCGGCCACGTCCCTGCAGCTCATTGACGATCAGGTGTATCAGATCACCCTGGCGGTGATTGCCTTGACCATGATCCTGACACCGCTTATCGCTGGCCAGGCCGAACGATGGGCCGCAGCTCTAGCCGGTCTGCTCGGCAAACCACGCACCGAGATTCATCCAGAGATTCAGGAGCAGACCGGTAATCTCACCGGCCATGTAATCATCGCCGGTTACGGTCTGTCTGGGCGGAACATCGGCCGTATTCTACGTCATTTTCATATTCCGCATATTTATGTGGAACTTAACGGTGACAGCGTTCACAAGGGGCGTCAAAAGGGAGATTTTGTCATCTACGGTGATGCCACGTCAGGTGACGTGCTCCATGAACTCGGTATTCACCGGGCCAAAGCACTGGTGTTGTCGATCAATGATCCGGCGGCCCTGGCTCGGGCTATCCCGACGGCGCGCCATCACAACCCGGATCTGTACATCCTGGCCCGCACTCGCTATGTTGCAGAATTAGAACATCTGTGCGCTCTGGGAGCCAACGAAGTGGTTCCTGATGAATTTGAAGCCAGCCTGCAACTCGGCGCCAACTTAATGCATCGCTTTCAGTTCAGTGAAGGCCATATTCTCCATGTTATCGCCAAACTGCGCAAAGAACATTACACGTCCATGGTTGATGCTGAAATCCCGACTGAAGGGCTGTCGGTTCTTAAGGGAGGACGCCTGCAGTACCAGGCGGTTCCCGACGATTCCCCCTGTCTCGACCGCAGTCTGGCTGAAATGGATCTGCGCAACCAGACCGGTGTCACCGTGGTTGGAATTATCCGCCAGAATCAAACCATCTACAGCCCGTCAGGCTCTTTTCGCCTTGCGAAAGGTGACACCCTGATGCTGCTCGGCCGTGATGACGAAGTCGCGCAGGTGTGTGAACTGCTTCATGGTCACCCCCTTTAA
- the plsY gene encoding glycerol-3-phosphate 1-O-acyltransferase PlsY encodes MMELTVILLVSYLIGAIPSGVVLTRLSGATDVRKAGSGNIGATNVYRVAGKRLGILTLLADMLKGVMPLLAVQWLYSADPKVLAWVAVALFVGHCYPIYLMFKGGKGVATALGIYLVLSPASVGIALLVFAFVLWRWRYVSLASISAAAVIPALVYGFERSLPIFIATLVIAAGVIYRHRSNIARLLDGSENRFKG; translated from the coding sequence ATGATGGAGCTGACCGTCATCCTGCTGGTGTCTTATCTGATCGGGGCTATTCCCAGCGGTGTGGTGTTAACACGTTTGAGTGGGGCCACCGATGTCCGTAAAGCCGGTAGTGGCAACATCGGGGCAACCAATGTCTATCGTGTGGCGGGAAAGCGACTGGGGATTCTGACCCTGTTGGCAGATATGCTCAAAGGTGTGATGCCGCTGTTGGCAGTGCAATGGTTGTACAGTGCTGACCCCAAGGTGCTGGCATGGGTTGCCGTGGCATTGTTCGTTGGTCATTGTTATCCGATCTATCTGATGTTCAAAGGGGGCAAAGGGGTGGCCACGGCCCTGGGGATTTATCTGGTGTTGTCGCCGGCCTCAGTGGGGATTGCCTTGCTGGTTTTTGCTTTTGTCCTGTGGCGCTGGCGTTACGTGTCACTGGCGTCGATCAGTGCGGCTGCGGTTATTCCGGCCCTGGTGTATGGTTTTGAACGCTCTTTACCGATTTTTATCGCCACGCTGGTGATCGCTGCCGGTGTTATTTATCGTCACCGTAGCAATATTGCCCGTTTGCTTGATGGAAGCGAAAACCGTTTCAAAGGATAA
- the mltG gene encoding endolytic transglycosylase MltG: MADFSRSSEPPALPEKRRVIKRLFAVGMLGGLALLVFGAYALRPCQIDRDLFFTVSSGQSLAAVAQTLHRDGLIADPLAFRVLARWHGQGRKIQAGSYRFAAGRYQPGAVLKVLVEGRVELVQCTLPEGMTALEVVRRCSAAGIGQVERYRVLFSDRDFLNALGVDALEGYLFPETYRFAPGVSESSVLTTMVTEMRRHLDNSLLTAAAEQGLNELQLLTLASIIQKEAGNVDEMSLISAVFHNRLKRGMLLQADPTVIYGLGNFDGNLTRTHLRTPTPYNTYVHRGLPPGPIANPGLDALRAAAYPADESYLYFVATGNGAHYFSKTLKEHNQAVRRYQLRR; this comes from the coding sequence GTGGCCGACTTTTCCCGCTCCAGCGAACCGCCTGCATTGCCAGAAAAGCGGCGCGTTATTAAGAGACTGTTTGCCGTCGGTATGCTTGGCGGTCTCGCTCTTCTGGTGTTCGGTGCCTATGCCCTGCGCCCTTGTCAGATTGACCGGGATCTGTTTTTCACCGTATCCAGTGGTCAATCGCTGGCGGCTGTGGCGCAGACGCTTCACCGCGATGGACTGATTGCTGATCCCCTTGCCTTTCGGGTTCTGGCACGCTGGCATGGTCAGGGACGAAAGATTCAGGCGGGCAGTTATCGGTTTGCCGCCGGTCGTTATCAGCCGGGAGCGGTGCTGAAGGTTCTGGTTGAAGGACGGGTGGAATTGGTCCAATGTACACTGCCGGAGGGAATGACAGCCCTTGAGGTGGTGCGTCGGTGCAGCGCGGCCGGGATTGGACAGGTTGAGCGCTACCGTGTCCTGTTTTCAGATCGTGACTTCCTCAATGCGCTGGGCGTGGACGCCCTGGAAGGCTATCTGTTCCCGGAAACCTACCGTTTCGCCCCCGGTGTCAGTGAATCCTCCGTGTTGACCACCATGGTCACAGAGATGCGTCGTCATCTTGACAACTCCCTGCTGACCGCCGCTGCAGAGCAGGGATTAAACGAATTGCAGTTGCTGACTCTCGCCTCAATCATTCAGAAAGAGGCGGGTAACGTTGACGAGATGTCGCTGATTTCAGCGGTGTTTCATAACCGCCTTAAACGCGGTATGTTGCTGCAGGCTGATCCGACGGTGATCTATGGCCTGGGCAATTTTGACGGCAACCTGACTCGCACCCACTTGCGCACGCCGACGCCTTATAACACCTATGTTCATCGCGGCTTGCCCCCAGGGCCGATCGCCAACCCCGGCCTTGATGCTCTCAGGGCGGCGGCTTATCCGGCGGATGAAAGCTATCTGTATTTTGTCGCCACCGGCAATGGTGCCCATTACTTTTCCAAGACGCTCAAAGAACACAACCAAGCCGTGCGTCGCTACCAGCTGCGCCGCTAA
- the sulP gene encoding sulfate permease: MTSRLVPELWCCLKEGYTRQRLVEDLLSGMIVGIVALPLAIAFAIASGVKPEQGLYTAVIAGFLISLLSGSRVQIGGPTGAFIVVVFSIVQQYGYGGLAVATIMAGALLIVMGICRLGGAIKFIPYPMTIGFTSGIALIIAITQGKDLFGLTLSRSAEGIVDRITLYAEAIDTLNMHAVIIAGLAMVILLFWPKVTKKVPGSIVALLVTTVLVHLMDWPVATIGSAFGDVPSTLPMPHLPTVDLAMIPQLISPALTIALLAAIESLLSAVVADGMTGRRHKSNMELVAQGVANMVSPLFGGIPATGAIARTATNVKSGGTSPVSGIVHALTLLLIMMLFGRWARLIPMATLAAILLIVAYHMSEWRHFIKLFRSPRNDIVVMLTTFVLTVFVDLTVAIETGVVLSALLFMQRMANATEVRHISREINDEEDEEDDQPICGRQIPSCVEVFEIHGPFFFGATNQFKDTLSLIKEPPQILILRMRHIFTIDATAIRVLEDVLEKTQRDGTQLMLSGVRPHLLKKLQKTHLYDEIGEDSIFSEIDAALTVARGLCRKIDE, encoded by the coding sequence ATGACTTCGCGTTTGGTACCAGAGCTGTGGTGTTGCCTCAAAGAGGGCTACACCCGTCAGCGGCTGGTGGAAGATTTATTGTCCGGCATGATCGTCGGGATTGTTGCTTTACCGTTGGCCATTGCCTTTGCGATTGCTTCAGGCGTTAAACCGGAGCAGGGGCTTTATACCGCAGTGATTGCCGGTTTTCTCATCTCATTGCTCAGTGGCAGTCGGGTGCAGATCGGTGGCCCCACCGGGGCGTTTATCGTCGTGGTATTTTCCATTGTTCAGCAGTATGGCTATGGCGGATTGGCGGTTGCCACCATCATGGCCGGTGCTTTGTTGATCGTAATGGGGATATGTCGCCTTGGCGGGGCGATTAAATTTATTCCCTATCCGATGACCATCGGCTTTACCAGCGGTATTGCCCTGATTATTGCCATCACGCAAGGCAAGGACCTGTTTGGTCTGACCCTGAGTCGTTCGGCAGAGGGGATTGTTGACCGGATCACCTTGTACGCTGAAGCGATTGATACGCTCAACATGCATGCCGTAATCATTGCCGGACTGGCCATGGTGATTCTGCTGTTTTGGCCGAAGGTGACCAAAAAGGTTCCCGGCTCCATTGTCGCCCTGCTGGTAACCACGGTCCTGGTTCATCTGATGGACTGGCCGGTGGCAACCATTGGCAGTGCCTTTGGTGATGTTCCTTCCACGCTGCCCATGCCGCATCTGCCCACAGTCGATCTGGCGATGATTCCACAATTGATTTCACCGGCTCTGACCATTGCCCTGTTGGCTGCTATTGAGTCGTTGTTGTCCGCTGTGGTGGCGGATGGGATGACCGGGCGGCGGCATAAGTCGAATATGGAACTTGTCGCTCAAGGCGTGGCTAATATGGTGTCCCCCCTGTTCGGCGGTATTCCGGCCACCGGAGCGATCGCCCGCACCGCAACCAATGTGAAAAGCGGTGGAACCTCGCCGGTGTCGGGCATTGTTCATGCCCTGACATTGCTGTTGATCATGATGTTGTTTGGGCGCTGGGCGCGTTTGATTCCCATGGCAACACTGGCGGCGATCCTGTTGATTGTTGCCTATCACATGAGTGAGTGGCGGCACTTTATCAAGTTGTTCCGTTCGCCACGCAACGACATTGTCGTTATGCTGACCACTTTTGTGCTGACGGTGTTTGTTGATTTGACCGTGGCTATTGAGACGGGCGTGGTTTTGTCAGCGCTGTTGTTTATGCAGCGCATGGCCAATGCTACCGAAGTCCGGCATATCAGCCGTGAAATCAATGATGAAGAGGATGAGGAGGATGATCAGCCGATTTGTGGTCGCCAGATCCCTTCATGTGTGGAAGTTTTTGAAATTCACGGACCGTTTTTTTTCGGTGCGACCAATCAGTTTAAAGATACACTGAGCCTTATCAAAGAACCGCCGCAGATTCTGATTTTGCGTATGCGCCATATTTTCACCATTGATGCCACGGCGATTCGGGTGCTGGAAGATGTTCTGGAGAAAACCCAGCGCGATGGGACGCAACTGATGTTGTCGGGAGTTCGACCGCATCTGCTGAAGAAACTCCAGAAAACCCATCTTTACGATGAAATTGGTGAGGATAGTATCTTTTCCGAGATCGATGCTGCGCTTACTGTTGCGCGAGGCCTGTGCCGTAAAATAGATGAATAA
- a CDS encoding DASS family sodium-coupled anion symporter, translated as MITAVWNRLWEMHDEVKSLTLFNPKDTIKKHLHFKEGLQEKDADLVHEIEDAPAEHLDRLRTSPEGMHEEDPGSYSTRQKAGLWLGPLLFITMLLIPTPAGMEPSAQKMAAVALLMATWWMCESIPIPATSLLPLMLFPLLGIMHTKSAAAPYASHLIFLFMGGFIIALSMQRWDLHRRIAMTIVKLVGFSPSRLIFGFMAATATLSAFVSNTATAVMMMPIGLAIISHVIDEGKKEGLDKEIDFSPEHFSFGLNLMLGIAYAASIGGMATLIGTPPNTVLAGYLNKTYGFEISYVDWLKVGVPLVAVMLPICWLWLTRVANPMKLKKVPGGREMILDELKQMGRMSSGEKWTAIVFGLTALGWIFRKQLGFLFPDPTLVTDAAIAMTGALVLFMIPVNMKKNIFVMDWHWASKMPWGVLLLFGGGLAMAAGFKQTGLATWIGSQVSLLNNAPILVLIVAVTALIIFLTELTSNTATAAMVMPILSAVAIGINQSPLLLVIPAAIAASCAFMLPVATPPNAIVFGSGYVTIPQMVRSGFGLNVIGIIFTTIITYLLVIPVFNIVIGTLPLWVK; from the coding sequence ATGATCACTGCAGTCTGGAACCGCCTTTGGGAGATGCACGATGAGGTGAAATCTCTCACGTTGTTCAATCCGAAAGACACCATTAAAAAGCATCTTCACTTTAAAGAGGGCCTGCAGGAAAAGGACGCGGACCTTGTTCATGAAATCGAGGACGCTCCAGCAGAGCATCTGGACCGTTTGCGTACCTCCCCAGAGGGAATGCACGAAGAGGACCCGGGCAGTTATTCCACACGCCAGAAAGCCGGTCTGTGGTTAGGCCCTCTGCTGTTCATCACCATGCTGCTGATCCCCACCCCGGCCGGTATGGAACCTTCGGCGCAGAAAATGGCCGCTGTGGCCCTGCTTATGGCCACCTGGTGGATGTGTGAATCCATCCCCATCCCGGCGACCAGCCTGCTGCCATTGATGCTGTTTCCACTGCTCGGCATCATGCACACCAAAAGTGCCGCAGCGCCGTACGCCAGCCATCTGATCTTTCTGTTCATGGGCGGCTTTATCATTGCCCTTTCCATGCAACGCTGGGATCTCCACCGCCGCATCGCCATGACCATCGTCAAGCTGGTCGGTTTTTCTCCCAGTCGGCTGATTTTCGGCTTCATGGCAGCCACCGCCACCCTGTCTGCCTTTGTTTCCAACACGGCGACCGCTGTTATGATGATGCCCATCGGTCTGGCCATCATCAGCCATGTTATCGACGAGGGGAAAAAAGAGGGTCTCGACAAGGAGATCGACTTCTCTCCTGAGCATTTCTCTTTCGGTCTCAATCTGATGCTTGGCATTGCTTATGCCGCATCCATCGGTGGCATGGCCACCCTGATCGGCACTCCCCCGAATACGGTTCTCGCCGGCTATTTGAATAAAACCTATGGCTTTGAAATCAGCTATGTTGATTGGCTGAAAGTCGGTGTCCCTCTGGTTGCCGTCATGCTGCCCATTTGCTGGCTGTGGCTAACCCGGGTTGCCAACCCGATGAAGCTGAAGAAAGTTCCCGGTGGTCGCGAAATGATCCTCGACGAATTGAAACAGATGGGGCGTATGTCAAGCGGCGAAAAATGGACTGCTATCGTCTTTGGTCTTACCGCACTGGGCTGGATTTTCCGCAAACAACTCGGCTTTTTATTTCCTGACCCGACCCTGGTTACCGATGCCGCTATTGCCATGACGGGTGCGCTGGTGTTGTTTATGATTCCCGTCAACATGAAGAAAAATATTTTCGTCATGGACTGGCACTGGGCGTCAAAAATGCCCTGGGGTGTTCTGCTGCTTTTCGGCGGCGGACTGGCTATGGCGGCCGGATTCAAGCAAACCGGCCTGGCCACCTGGATCGGTTCTCAGGTGAGTCTGCTCAACAATGCCCCGATTCTGGTTCTGATTGTAGCGGTCACCGCACTGATCATCTTCCTGACTGAGCTGACCTCCAACACCGCAACCGCGGCCATGGTTATGCCAATTCTCAGCGCTGTCGCCATCGGCATTAACCAAAGTCCGCTGTTGTTGGTCATCCCGGCAGCAATCGCCGCCTCCTGCGCGTTCATGCTACCGGTCGCAACACCGCCCAACGCGATCGTTTTCGGTTCCGGCTATGTCACCATCCCGCAGATGGTTCGCAGTGGATTTGGTCTCAATGTCATCGGCATCATCTTCACAACAATCATCACTTACCTGTTGGTTATCCCGGTGTTTAACATTGTCATTGGCACGTTGCCGCTATGGGTCAAATAG
- a CDS encoding response regulator transcription factor: MDPVQIIIAEDNPKDFEFLEHLLAEHLQQSFQVSRANNGEDALKMALDSEQPLVISDIQMPGMNGIDFAKSLWDKKPQARIIFWSQFKDEMYVRSLLRIVPPETVYGYILKSNTKERIAGAVVTVLIDEQCWIDPEVRKVQGRTGHSQTALSDIEFEALIDISLGLTDNLIAQRRYLSRRGVQSRLNSLYNKLSIDQEQFQAEKVGEAFNPRNRAVSVAIHRGLINSFELEHEEKELQKWLVQFKQRHKIND; encoded by the coding sequence ATGGATCCCGTTCAAATTATCATCGCAGAAGACAACCCCAAGGACTTTGAATTTCTTGAGCACCTGCTGGCGGAACACTTGCAGCAGTCCTTTCAGGTTTCCCGTGCCAACAACGGCGAAGATGCGTTAAAAATGGCTCTGGACAGTGAGCAACCCCTGGTCATCAGTGACATTCAAATGCCCGGCATGAACGGCATTGATTTTGCCAAGTCGCTATGGGACAAAAAACCACAGGCGCGAATCATCTTCTGGAGTCAGTTCAAAGACGAGATGTATGTCCGCTCTTTGCTGCGCATCGTACCGCCGGAAACGGTTTACGGCTACATTCTCAAATCCAACACCAAAGAGCGAATTGCCGGTGCCGTGGTCACGGTTCTCATCGATGAACAATGTTGGATAGATCCTGAAGTACGCAAAGTCCAGGGGCGCACCGGTCACAGTCAGACCGCACTGTCCGACATCGAATTTGAAGCCTTGATTGATATCTCGCTGGGCTTGACCGATAACCTTATCGCTCAGCGGCGTTACCTGTCGCGGCGCGGCGTACAGAGTCGCCTCAATTCGCTGTACAACAAACTCAGTATCGATCAGGAGCAGTTTCAGGCCGAAAAAGTCGGCGAAGCATTTAACCCGCGCAACCGAGCTGTTTCCGTTGCCATTCACCGTGGCTTAATCAATTCCTTTGAACTGGAGCACGAAGAAAAAGAGCTGCAAAAATGGCTGGTGCAGTTCAAACAACGACACAAAATCAACGACTGA
- a CDS encoding ATP-binding protein produces MRIKLKHQILMAPAAVLLIMSLLLVFLQYTYWDLSVERRQAANLGKVFISLAEADLAAKRIHALSTALRRNFILNAPKLEEMDQLYEHLSSAIDRTLLYLEVPKETVTVLNQAVADLDPADGIDTERFIESLSILRPQLITLIETARSQRGKLNNLKNEYMDELVARTALVSLIVLSAAIVLGILLSLFFSRRILRRIQRISNGASSLVRGERDLVSAPETISDELDDLTVSLFNMADKLVRVVGAEKLLEGGEEERRRIARDLHDQTLSDLSSVLRDIQELKNGSCADVANRLEEELQSAINNLRAVMDDLHPQTLDVLGLNAALQSHIETHRNSNNGKQMETHYYASEAAEDLTLSKSQQLHLYRIVVEAVHNVYKHSRATRYEVNFDFCNDQVMISVEDNGNGFTPGQEMLGRGLHNIQERARTIGATVAWKPSRFSSGTRFELTMPVAKRSQHNDKAA; encoded by the coding sequence ATGCGCATAAAACTTAAACACCAAATACTGATGGCACCGGCAGCGGTTTTGCTGATTATGAGCCTGCTGTTGGTCTTTCTTCAATACACCTACTGGGACCTGTCTGTCGAACGACGCCAGGCAGCGAACTTGGGCAAGGTGTTTATTTCGCTGGCGGAAGCAGACTTGGCGGCCAAACGGATTCACGCCCTGTCCACCGCACTGCGGCGCAATTTTATTCTCAACGCACCCAAGCTGGAGGAGATGGACCAGCTTTACGAGCATCTTTCCAGTGCCATTGATCGCACCCTGCTCTATCTGGAAGTTCCCAAAGAAACCGTCACGGTTCTTAATCAGGCTGTTGCCGATCTCGATCCGGCCGACGGCATTGATACGGAACGCTTTATCGAATCTCTGTCGATCCTGCGTCCGCAATTGATCACCCTGATTGAAACCGCGCGCAGCCAGCGCGGCAAACTGAATAATCTCAAAAATGAATACATGGACGAACTGGTCGCCCGCACCGCGCTGGTGTCGTTGATCGTCCTCAGCGCGGCCATCGTTTTGGGCATCCTGCTGTCGCTGTTTTTCTCCCGGCGCATTCTGCGCCGCATCCAGCGTATCTCCAATGGCGCCAGCAGTCTGGTGCGCGGAGAACGTGATTTAGTCAGCGCCCCGGAGACCATCAGTGATGAACTGGACGACCTGACCGTCTCTCTGTTCAATATGGCCGACAAACTGGTCCGGGTGGTTGGCGCGGAAAAACTGCTCGAAGGCGGCGAAGAGGAACGGCGGCGCATTGCCCGCGATCTTCACGACCAGACCCTGTCCGACCTCTCTTCTGTTCTGCGTGACATTCAAGAGTTGAAAAACGGCAGTTGTGCGGACGTCGCGAACAGATTGGAGGAAGAATTACAAAGCGCCATCAACAATCTGCGCGCGGTTATGGACGACCTGCATCCACAAACATTGGATGTGCTCGGCCTGAATGCCGCCCTGCAATCACATATCGAAACCCATCGCAACAGCAATAACGGCAAACAGATGGAAACTCACTACTATGCCTCTGAAGCCGCCGAAGATTTAACCCTGTCTAAATCACAACAACTTCACCTGTACCGCATCGTTGTCGAAGCTGTGCACAATGTGTATAAACATTCCAGAGCCACCCGTTATGAAGTAAATTTTGATTTTTGCAATGATCAGGTGATGATCTCGGTTGAAGACAACGGCAACGGCTTCACCCCTGGCCAAGAAATGCTGGGACGCGGTCTGCATAACATACAAGAGCGTGCCAGAACCATTGGTGCCACGGTGGCCTGGAAACCTTCACGCTTTTCAAGTGGCACCCGTTTTGAGCTAACCATGCCGGTTGCGAAAAGGTCTCAACACAACGACAAGGCGGCATAA